The Garra rufa chromosome 23, GarRuf1.0, whole genome shotgun sequence genome includes a region encoding these proteins:
- the LOC141298709 gene encoding uncharacterized protein, with translation MERQENPIYGNICLEGGEPFEMSPEVCYEEMSHASTAKQRLKVQQGDVSYASLDLTANKKRRKKRKYQKQGQTHQAQTHPQPTSQQNCIDQAEDEADVTLPSRSSSLMVSRHSIYLNSHQVALEAEEREREREREREREMEMEMERDDNAEREFEMHRNVHEGFDHSLGRSRQSLEQDS, from the exons ATGGAAAGACAAGAAAATCCTATTTATGGAAATATCTGTTTAGAGGGAGGAG AGCCTTTTGAAATGTCTCCAGAGGTGTGCTATGAAGAAATGTCACATGCAAGCACAGCAAAGCAGAGATTAAAG GTCCAGCAGGGGGACGTATCCTATGCTTCACTTGATCTGACTGCCAATAAAAAGCGTAGGAAGAAGAGAAAATACCAAAAACAGGGTCAGACTCACCAGGCCCAGACACATCCTCAACCCACATCCCAGCAAAATTGCATCGACCAGGCTGAAGACGAGGCTGACGTCACCCTCCCGTCCCGGAGCAGCAGCCTCATGGTTTCACGTCACAGTATCTACCTCAACAGTCATCAAGTAGCCCTGGAGGCAGAAGAGAgggaaagggagagagagagggagagagaaagagagatggaaATGGAAATGGAAAGAGATGATAATGCAGAGAGAGAGTTTGAGATGCACAGAAATGTCCATGAAGGCTTTGATCACTCCCTCGGTAGATCAAGACAAAGTCTAGAACAGGACAGTTAA
- the timm10b gene encoding mitochondrial import inner membrane translocase subunit Tim10 B, which produces MDPAGQLRNLRDFLMVYNRMTEICFQRCTSNFNYRNLTMDEERCADSCAGKLIRTNHRLMGTYVQLMPAMVEKRMQEMESKAAELAKAEAEAAAQGGASALESPSTAITTTTPMLESPQIPSDLNNPADINTSLATNVSAFGQTQSLSDVPTVLNNAQTFTNESLEGLVAPSPVISTSSSVPKVDGPILSAVEKLNLKSSGVTNTSISATRSEGGAGQSPQNPS; this is translated from the exons ATGGACCCCGCCGGACAGCTACGAAAC TTGCGGGACTTCCTGATGGTTTACAATCGCATGACGGAAATCTGCTTTCAGCGATGCACAAGCAATTTCAATTACAGAAATCTTACAATGGATGAG GAGCGATGTGCGGACAGTTGTGCTGGCAAGTTAATAAGGACCAATCACCGTTTAATGGGCACGTATGTCCAGCTGATGCCCGCAATGGTGGAGAAGCGAATGCAGGAGATGGAGAGCAAGGCTGCAGAACTAGCTAAGGCTGAAGCTGAAGCTGCAGCACAAGGAGGTGCATCAGCATTAGAAAGCCCATCTACTGCCATCACAACCACAACACCAATGCTTGAGAGCCCACAGATACCTTCAGATCTTAATAATCCAGCAGATATCAACACGTCATTAGCGACAAATGTCTCAGCTTTTGGACAAACTCAGTCATTGTCAGATGTGCCCACAGTACTTAACAACGCACAAACCTTTACAAATGAGTCTTTAGAAGGACTAGTAGCACCATCGCCGGTCATCTCAACATCTTCTAGCGTACCTAAAGTAGATGGTCCTATCTTGAGTGCAGTAGAAAAACTCAATCTGAAGTCCAGTGGTGTAACAAACACATCAATTTCTGCAACCCGGTCTGAAGGGGGAGCAGGACAGAGCCCCCAAAATCCATCTTGA